DNA sequence from the Verrucomicrobiota bacterium genome:
AATCGGTGCCATCAAAAAAATTCTCTTCCGCCGCGTCTTGTAAGATCCAACCTGCAAAATTACTGACCCGGCCTCGAAGACAAAAATACCCCCCACGATAATCAGGGTGAGCGGTTGGTGGATGAGAAATGCTACCGTCCCGATCAGACCGCCAAGCGCAAGTGAACCCGTATCTCCCATAAACACCTCCGCTGGATTCGCATTGAACCAGAGGAATCCGAGGCTCGCCCCGAGAAGGGCCGCACAGACCACCGCAAGCTCCTCCGTTCCCGGTAGATAGCTAATCAAGAGGTAGTCGGCAATGATCACGTTACCCGCGCAGTAGGCCATTATCCCAAACGCGAGAGCCGATGTGACCGTGCATCCAATCGCGAGGCCATCGATCCCATCCGTTAAATTGATCGCGTTACTGGAACCCGCCAAAACCAGAAACAAAAACGGAAACAGGACCCAGAGCGGCAAAGACTCCACCGCAATATCCTTGTAAAATGGAATCCACAGTTGGCGAACTGTTTCACTGGTCTCAGGATGGAGGAGAAGAATGGAAAGGACTACCGCGACAAGGATCGCCTGGCCAAGCAGTTTCAGTCGCCCGCTGATTCCATCCGCGTTCTTTTGAATGACTTTACGGTAATCGTCACCGAAACCGATAGCAGTGAGTCCGGCGTAAACAATCCATGCCACAACGACGTAGACGTTAGGAACCGCGAAAAGGAAGAGAGAGAGCGAAATCGATCCGAAGAGAATTAGGCCGCCCATGGTCGGAGTGTCCTGTTTCCCCTGGTGCAAGACGGCAAGATGACCCACTTCCTCCTCACTCCTTCCCACCTCTCTCATCTTTAAACGCTTGAGAAACTCGATGATCCGAGGCCCGAAGATCAGGGCGAAAAGAAACGAGAATAGGCCAGCGAGAACCGCTCGCACTGTGATAAACCCGAAAAGCCGGAGAGGCCCCCAGATCGAATCAAGATGTTCAAGAAAGGAGAGCATCCAGTCGGCCGATCAAAATCGTAGCGGGATATTCTTAAGACCGCATTGGGGACACTCTGCCTGCTTCACCTCACCGTGAACCCCGTAAAGCTTCCCGCAACGAACGCACTGGAAA
Encoded proteins:
- the mraY gene encoding phospho-N-acetylmuramoyl-pentapeptide-transferase; translation: MLSFLEHLDSIWGPLRLFGFITVRAVLAGLFSFLFALIFGPRIIEFLKRLKMREVGRSEEEVGHLAVLHQGKQDTPTMGGLILFGSISLSLFLFAVPNVYVVVAWIVYAGLTAIGFGDDYRKVIQKNADGISGRLKLLGQAILVAVVLSILLLHPETSETVRQLWIPFYKDIAVESLPLWVLFPFLFLVLAGSSNAINLTDGIDGLAIGCTVTSALAFGIMAYCAGNVIIADYLLISYLPGTEELAVVCAALLGASLGFLWFNANPAEVFMGDTGSLALGGLIGTVAFLIHQPLTLIIVGGIFVFEAGSVILQVGSYKTRRKRIFLMAPIHHHFELKGWAENKIVIRFWIVSLLCAIAGLASLRLR